AAGGTGTAAATTAACCCCTCTTGTAAACCTCTCCCCTATAAGGAGAGAGGCTTTAAAATCCCCATTCCCTTGTAGGGAAGGGGGGTAGGGGGGTTAGGTTTTTGGAGATTGTTGGTTTTATTTAATACTTTATGGCTAACGCCACGCTATGCCTCCGGCACACTTCGTGAACGCTATCAAACACCCTCTAAGAAGTTGGGGATCTAAATTCTATTACTTCTTAGCTGCTGGTTGAGTACCAGGAATTGTGATATCTATTGTTGTTACCTTGTCGGCTAAATTGGTTAGTGGTTGTTTCATTGCTGCTTTATTTCCAACTACTAAAGTGACTAAATTTTTTGGTTGTAGGTATTTCTGCGCTACCCGTTTAACATCTGCGGCTGTGGTGGCAGTGACGGCTTTTTGATAGCGAAAGAGGAAATCAGCGGGATAACCATAATATTCGTAGCGCATTAACCTAGATAATGTTTGGCTAGGATCTTGAAAATTGAAGACAAAGGAATTTAGCGTTGAGTCCTTGGCTTTATTTAATTCTTGGGCTGTAATATTTCCAGTTTGCAACCGTTTGATTTCGGTTTGCAGTGATTTGATAAACTGGACTGTGGTTTCTGTGCGAGTTTGTCCCCCAGCCACAAATGTTCCTGGATAGTCAAAACGGGGACTCCACATCCCATACACAGAATATGCTAAACCTTGGCGCGATCGCAATTCATTAAATAAGCGTCCTCCAAATCCATTTAAAACGCCATTCATTACGTCCAAAGCTGGATAATCAGGATTATCGAATTTTCCGCCTAAATGGCCGAGTAAAACACTACTTTGGGTGAGTTGGGGTTGATTCACGAAAAATACACCACCTAAATTAGCTTGTGCAACTTCTGGTAGTTGGGTTTTAGCAATTTCTGGATTTGATTTCCAGTCACCAAATTTGGCTTGAATGAGCGATCGCATTTTTTGAGGATTAAAATCGCCAACAATCCCTAAAATTAAATTATTGGGGTGAAAATATTGCTGGTAAAACTTGAGTAAATCATCACGGGAAATTTTATCAAGAGTTGCATACTCAACTGTCCGCGAGTATGGACTTTCTTTCCCATAGATTAATTTTCTCAACTCTCGACTGGCAATACTATTAGGGTTATCATTTCGTCTAGCAATACCACCGCGAATCTGAGTTTTATCCAAATCCAACTTTTCTTGAGCAAAAGTTGGTTCTCGCAGTACCTCAGTAAATAGCCCAAAAGCCATTTCTAAATCTTCAGTCAATGCCTCAAAACTAGCACTACCAGCAGCTTCACCCATATCTGTTTCTACAGATGCTGCTCGTTGTTCTAAAATCTCATTTAACTGATCAGCAGAATGCTTTTGAGTGCCACCACTTCGCAATGTTGAACCAACTAAACTAGCTAAACCTGCTTTTTCGCCTTCCAACCGGCTACCTGTTCTAATCAATGCTGTACCAGTTACTAATGGTAGTTCATGATCTTCCATTAAATAAACTACCAAACCATTTTCTAGGACATA
The window above is part of the Dolichospermum sp. DET69 genome. Proteins encoded here:
- a CDS encoding insulinase family protein — its product is MLRFDLKSQKFHFSKGQRFVFILGMVVACLLVNFNFSSENFSWAATAAKHYDELKFAPVSAVKLPKYERYVLENGLVVYLMEDHELPLVTGTALIRTGSRLEGEKAGLASLVGSTLRSGGTQKHSADQLNEILEQRAASVETDMGEAAGSASFEALTEDLEMAFGLFTEVLREPTFAQEKLDLDKTQIRGGIARRNDNPNSIASRELRKLIYGKESPYSRTVEYATLDKISRDDLLKFYQQYFHPNNLILGIVGDFNPQKMRSLIQAKFGDWKSNPEIAKTQLPEVAQANLGGVFFVNQPQLTQSSVLLGHLGGKFDNPDYPALDVMNGVLNGFGGRLFNELRSRQGLAYSVYGMWSPRFDYPGTFVAGGQTRTETTVQFIKSLQTEIKRLQTGNITAQELNKAKDSTLNSFVFNFQDPSQTLSRLMRYEYYGYPADFLFRYQKAVTATTAADVKRVAQKYLQPKNLVTLVVGNKAAMKQPLTNLADKVTTIDITIPGTQPAAKK